A segment of the Gemmatimonadota bacterium genome:
GCCGCAACGCCCTGCGCACGGCGCCCTACGACCCGTTCATCAATGGCATCCTGGTCAACGCCCTGGCCGAGCAGCAGGCGGTGGTGCGGCAGACCGGTCGCGGCACGGACGACAACTGGTTCTGAGCACGATGATGAGGAGGAGGATTCGCGACGTGGCCGTGGCGCTGGTCCTGGGAGCAGGCCCGTCGGCCCTCCCGGCGGGGCTGGGCGCCGCGCTGCAGCAGACCGTGTCGGTCGACAACCGGGTGCCCGGTTGGTTGGGGGTCAATCTGGACGTGATCAGCACCGTGGAGGACGGTCAGACGGTTGCGTCACGCATGTCGGTGGTCGACGTCCACGAAGGCACCGGTGCGTTTCGGGCTGGCCTCTTGCGAGGTGACTTGATTCTCCGCGTGAACGGAGAAGACGCGACGCTCGAGGTGTTGACCCGCACCACCGGGGCCCTGAAGGCGGGAGACCCCGTGGCGCTCGAGGTTCAACGCGACGGGCGGCGCCTCGCGGTCGCAATCACTGCGAGTCCCCGTCCGGAGACACTCCCGGGGCCGGCCGCGACCGTGGCATCAGGCCCTGCCATGCGCCGCGTCGTCGTCTTCTCCCCGCGCTCGGCGAGGCAGGCGTCCTGGAGCGCGCTGCGCGACTCGCGCACGAGCGATGTGACGGGCCGGCCCGGCGAGCAGGAGGCACGCAGTGTGCGCGTGCGCACGTCCGAGGGCAACGCGGTAACCATCGTGTTCCAGTCCTCCGACAGCGAGGGGACGTCGTCGTTCAGCTACTCCCTGGCGGATCCCCGGACGATCCGCACCTACATGCTGCACACGCCCGAGGTCGAGGCCCTGATCAGCGGGATCGATGCGATGCGCCTCGAGCTGAACGACATGGTCGAATGGCAGGAGCGCACCCCGCAGGATGGCCCCACGACGCTCTGGCGGATCTTCGGCGGCCGCCTCGTGCGTCCACCCAGCCCGGAGTCGGAGGTGGTCATCGAGCGGCTGCAGAGCCGGATCCGCGAGATGGAGCGCGAGCTGGCCTCACGCGCTGTGGAGCGGATCGGACCGGTCTCGGACTCGGTGCTGACGGTGACCATCGCCGACAAGCGGCCCATCACCCCCTACGCCTACCTGGGCCGGCGCTACCTGGCCGGGGCATTCCTGGTGGCCCTGAACCCCGGCATGCAGGAGTATTTCGGGGTCAGTCAGGGGGCCTTGGTGTTGGATGCCGTCGAGGGGGCTCCCGCGCAGGAGGCAGGCCTGATGCCCGGCGACGTCATCGTCGCGATCGACGGGCGCCTCGTGCCGGATCCGGACGGATTGCAGTTGGCGCTGGCAGACGCCCGCCCGCCCTATGCGTTGACGGTGGTGCGCCAGGGCAACCGCATCGAGGTCGTTCTGCCCTGACCCGGCGGGGCGCTATTCGTAGCGCAGCGACTCGATCGGATCGAGCTTGGCCGCGCGCTGCGCCGGCCAGATCCCGAAGAACAGGCCGATCCCCGCTGAGAAGCCCAGAGCCATCAGTACGGCATCTGGGCGCACGGCCGTCTCCCACCCGAGCGTATTGGTCAGGGCGGACGCACTTCCGATCCCCAGCAACACACCGATGGCACCGCCGAGCGTGCACAGGACCAGCGCCTCGATCAGGAACTGCATCAACACCGTGCGTCGGGTCGCACCCAACGCCTTGCGCACCCCGATTTCGCGGGTACGCTCGGTCACGCTGACCAACATGATGTTCATGATGCCGATGCCTCCCACCAGGAGGCTGACGGCAGCGATGCCGGCCAACAGCCAGCTGAATACCTCGTTGGACTCGTTGAAGGTCTCGAGGATGTCGGTCTGGTTCGAGATATTGAAATCGGGCTCTTCGCCGGGTTGCAGCTTGTGCTCGCGGCGGATGACCCGGTCGATGGTCGCGAACGCCTGATCCATGGTGGACCCCGGCTGCACCTGCGCATAGACGGCGCTCAGGCGATCGCGGCCGCCCATGACCCGGTACTGGGCGGTAGACAGCGGGATGAAGACGTCGTCGTCAGGGCGACTGAAGCCCATCGCCCCTTTCTCCTGAAGGACACCTACCACCTCGAACGCCACGCCCCGGATCTGGATGGTGCGTCCGATCATCAGCGACGGAGGGGTCTCGCCCAACTGGGTGGGAACCTCGGAGCCGATGACCGCCACCCGCCGGCGGCCCTGCACCTCGCCTTCGTCGAAGAGGCGCCCCTCCGCCAGCTTGAAGTTGTTGATGGCGAAGTAGTCCGGCCACACGCCGATCACGTCGTTGCTGACGTTCCAACGCAGGTAGCTGACCTGCTGGCGGCCCCTCACTTCAGGCGAGATCGCAAGCGTGCCTGCCGAGCCGTCCCGCAACGCTTCGGCGTCCTCGACAAACAGCCGCGCGTCCCCGGAGGAGATGCCCCGGAACATGTTCTGACCGGGACGGATGGTCAGGACGTTGGTCCCCATGGCCGCGATCTGGGACTGCACACGCCGCTGCGCACCCTCCCCCAATGAGACCATGGCGATCACCGCGGCGACGCCGATGATGATGCCGAGCGTGGTCAAGGCGGAGCGCAGCGCATTGGCGCGGATGGCCCCCAGCGCGACTCGAATCGTCTCACCGATCAGCATGTTCTCTCCACAGAGCTCGAAGGTGCCCGCCTACCGTCGACCACCCCCGGGAGGCCCTCCGCCTCCGAACGGGCCCGTGTTCCGTTCCCGGATCCGGTTCAGGAACTCCTGTTGCTGGGCCTGCAACTGCGCGGCGCCGATGAGCGCGACCCGCTCACCTTCCTCGACACCACTGATCACCTCCGTCTGATCCCAATCCGACAGCCCCAAGGTGACCATGCGCGGCTCGTAGGAGCCAGCGGGCGTCACCACGAACACGATGCCGCGCCGCCCGTCACGCCCGCTGGGCGCGGCGGCTCCCTCCGTTCCAGGGGCCGGCGTCGCCGAGGCCGCTCCGCCGGGGCGGCCCCCGCCCAGGGCCCGGAAAAGTACCCGGGCAGAGTCCTGGGAGATCTCGCCGCTCTCTACCTTCTGACGCACCTCCAGGAAGCGCTGGCGCTGCTCTTCACTCATCTGGCCACCGGGGCCGGCAGCTCCGGGCGCGCCCTGCGGCGCGGGCCGGGCCTCCGCCGCTGGCGCCTGGGCAGCCGCGGCAGCAGCGGGCGCATCGGCGGGGCTGGCACCGTTTCGTCCCGCGAAACCGGCCCTTGGGTTGAACCCCAGGCTCTCCGGGTCCAACCCCAACGCCATGGCGGCCGGGGCGAACTGACGGGGCTCGACCACCGCGTTGTTGGGCACGGTCAGCACATTGGGCTGCTCCGCCACCACCACCTCGACCTCGGCGTTCATTCCCGGCTTCAGCAGCCCGGCCCGATTGTCGAGGTAGATGATCACGGGGAACATCGTCACGTTCTGCTGCACTTCGGCCTGCGGCTCGATCTTCTCGACGTCTCCGCGGAAGGTGCGCTCCGGGTAGGCCTCCACCTTGACCGTCGCGGGAAGCCCCGCGCTCAACTGGCCCACGTCGGTCTCGTCCACGAGCGTGCGCACCTGCACATCGTCGAGGTTGGCCATCAGGAACAGCGTGGTTCCGCCCGAGATGTTGCCGGAAGCCGACTGGATGACGCCCCCCACCTCCACGTTGCGTTGGATGATGGTGCCGGCCATGGGCGCACGGATGGTCACGTCCGTCAGGCGCAACTCGGCCAACTCCAGATTGGTCTGGGCCTTCACCAACTGGGCCCTCGAGTTGGCCGCTTCCAGGTTGGAGCTCTCGTACTCCTGCTGCGTGATCACGCCCGATCCGAGGAGCTCCCTGGCGCGCTCCAACTGTGCGGCGCTGATATCGACGCGCGCCTGCGCGACCTCCAGGTCGGCCTTGGCCTGCTCATAGCCGTTGCGCACGTCACGAGGATCGACCTCGGCCAGCAGTTGTCCGGGTTGGACCCGGTCACCGGTGTCGACGTGCAGCTTGAGGATCTCCCCCGAAGCCTTCGATTTGACCTCGACGGTCCGGATGGGCTCCACCAGCCCCGTTGCCTCGGCGCTGATGCGCAGGTCGGTCCGTTGCACGGCTGCCGCCTGCGCGGTCGGGGCGCCTTCGCTCGCTTCCGTCGCCTCACCGCACCCGGAAACGGCCAGCGTAAGCACTGCCAGGGCGGCAGTGATCTCCGCTTTGTACTGGAACGCGTATCTCATCGTGTCGCTCTCTATCAGGCGTCCGCCCGTGCGTGCTCGTTCAGGAAGTCTTTCTCGATGATTCCGTCGCGCAGGTGGACCTGCCGGCGCGCATACTCCGCGATGTCGTGCTCGTGGGTCACGAGGATGATGGTTTGACCCTGCTCGTGCAGCCGAACCATGATCTCCATGATCTCTTCACTGGTCTTGGAGTCCAGGTTCCCGGTTGGCTCGTCCGCCAGAAGGATGGCGGGATCGTTCACCAGGGCGCGGGCGATGGCCACGCGCTGACGCTGCCCGCCGGACAGCTCCGGGGGGCGGTGCCCCATGCGATCCCCGAGGCCCACGAGGTCGAGCTTGGCCTCGGCCCGGACGCGCCGCTGCTTTGCGGGCACGCCGGCGTAGATGAGCGGCAACTCCACGTTCGCCAGCGAGGTGGCGCGCGGAAGCAGATTGAAGGTCTGGAAGACGAACCCGATGTCGCGGTTCCGCACCCGGGCGAGCTCGTCGTCCGTCAGTTCGCTCACCTTCTGGCCGTTCAGCCAATACTCGCCGCCACTCGGCGTGTCCAGGCACCCGATCATGTTCATGAACGTGGACTTCCCGCTGCCGGACGGTCCCATGATGGCCACGAAATCGCCGCGTTCCACCTTGAGATCCACCCCCCGCAGGGCGCGCACCGTCTCGGCACCCAGCACGTAATCCTTACGGAGCCCCCGAGTCTCGATCACCACCTCGCTCACAGTTCCCTCCCCAGGATCGACTCGAGCTCCGCCCGAGCAAGCAGATAGTCGTACCGCGCGAACACCTGGTTGGCCTCCGCTTCCTCCACGGCGATCTGACTCGTGATCAAGTCCAGGATCGTCGCGACGCCCACTCGGTAGCGCTCCTCGATCACCCGCAGATCTTCGGCGGCCACCAGGGCGGCCTCGTTGGCGATCTCGATCGCCTCCTCCGCCGTTCTCAGCGTCTGCAGGGCGCCATCGGCCGCCTCGCGTGCGCGCAGCTCCGCGTCCGTGCGAGCCAGACTGGACACCCGCGCACTCGCTTCCGCGCGGTCGATCTGCGACTCGCGAGCGAATCCGTTGAAGATCGGATAACTGGCGGACAATCGGAGGTTCCAGCTCGAATTGCCACCACTCAGCGCCGCCTGGTTGTTGTTCCAGGTCATGCCAGATGAGACGCTCAGGCTCGGGAACCACGCGGCCCGAGCCGAGCCCACACCGGCCTGGGCGGCGCGCTCGTCTGCCGCCGCCGCGATCACGTCCGGAGAGTTCTCCACGGCGATGCGGTAGATCTCCTGATCCCCGAGGGCGAGCGTAGCAGGCTCCAGCGTTGCCGGCTGCTCGGGCACCACCGGACCCTCGCTGCCGACCTGACGGCCGAGCGCGAATTGGGCCGCTCGGAGCGCGGCCCGCGCCTGCAGCTCGGCCTGGCGCGCGTTGGCCAGTTCCAGGCGCGCGCGCAGCGAGTCCGAGCGGGTGGCCGAGCCGAGCTCCACCCTCCGTCGGATGTTGGCCAGGCTTTCGTCGGCCCGCCGCACACGCGACTCCTGCACGACCAGCAACTCTCCCTGCCTGAGGGCCGCGAAGAAGCTGGACTTGGTCTGCAGGATCACGTCGAAGCGCTGGCGATCCTGCCGCGCCGTCGCGGCGGACACATCCGCGTTGGACAGCTCCAGCTGGCGCACATTGCGAAATCCGTCGAAGAGGTCGTACGACGCCGACAGCCCCGCGGAATAGGACGTCGAGCTCCCCTCCACCTGACGCTGGGTCGCCTGATCGAACCGCTGCGTGCTAGAGAGAGAAGCGCCCGAGGACGTTGCGATGCTGGGCAGGAACGATCCGATGGCAGTGCGCCGCCCGCTGGCCGCGTTCTCCACCGCCGCGCTGCTCTGCGCGTAGGCCGGGCTCCGGGTCAGCGCCCGCTCGATCGCCTCATCGAGGCTGATCGTCTCCTGTCCGAGGACCGGAACGGCGCCCACCACCGCCAGCAGCCACGCTCCTCCCCACCGCATCCAGGCTCTCTTCATGTCTCGTCTCCATCGACGCGCAACCGGGGCCTCGTGGACGACCTACGTCCCGGGCCCCGGATATGTTCGCCGCCTTCCCTGTCTGGCCTCAATGCCCCACCCCGGACGGAGGGCCTCCCCGCCGGGGCCGTAGGGCCTCCAGCTTGGTCCTCTGTTCGGCGGTGAGGACCTCGGAGGCCGCCTTGTCGTGTGGCTCCAGGGCTTTCCTCATCTCTTCCATGGTGGCCCGCATGGCCTGGCGCTGCTCCTCACTGGGCCGCTCGCCGGACCCACGCTGAGGGCGGCTCGCCTGCATCTCCTCGCGGAACGGGCGCACCGCTTCCTCGGCTTCTCCCCGGATCTCCTCCAGGCGCCCGACCTGGGCTTCACTCAGCCCGAGCTCGTCCTTGTGCTCCAGAGCCAACGCCGCCGCCCCCATTCCCATGGGGCCCGGCCCGCCACCCATGCGACCACGCGGCCCGGCCTGCCCCGCCAAGGGCACTGCCGTGCTCGCGACCATCAACCCCAACCCCAGCACCAAGGGCCACCGTCTCATCGCTCCACACTCCGGTTGGTGTCCATCCAAGGGGGAGACAGCCGCCCTGCCGCCACCGTTAGCCTGGAACGAAGAAGCGGTGGCGAACCCCAGCGAGGGGTCCACCACCGCTCCACGGGTCAGCGCGCCGACGCGGCCGCTCAGGCCGCGCCCTTCCAGCGCCCGTACGGCAAAGTGGGACGGGGTCGAACTCGCCCGCCCCAGATAAAGGCAGCGATCGCCGGTGTACGCTCGGCGTTTGCCTTGGAATCCGTGATCACGATGCCCCGGGCGTCGCCCCGGGCTGGCACTCTCCGGCCCTGTGCCGGTTCCGGCAGCGCATGCGCTTCGCCGGGACACTTCCCCACCATCCCCTCCCACTCCTTCCACGGTCGTCTCACCCGCCCCTCTCGGGAGCGAGGCCGGACCCCCGTCCGAACCGCTGCTGGTACACCTGGGGCGCCAGAAGTTCTACCCGGGCCTCACGAACGATCGGCGCCTTCCGGTGACGACGGCGGTCGGGCCCGGGCGAAGAGCTCCAGCAGGCGATCCGGGTCCAGGTCCTCCGGATTCTGGAAGGCTGACAACGTCACGCGCTCCTCGGAGCCGTCATCGGCGGTGAAGCAGAGCTCGGCCAGAGGCACGCCCCCGGTGCCCTGGTGGCTGCCCCGCACCGTGATCACCCAGCGCCGTTCGTCGGCAGAGAGCTCGACGCCGAGCTCCGGGGCGGCTGCCGCAGCGGGCAGGCCCTCCCGAACGGGCCGGGGAGCCATGCGGGCAGGCGGAAGGCTCGCGCCGCTACCCCCGCCGTCAACAGGCGCATCGGGCCCCGTCATTCTGCCCGCACCTCCGCCGACAAGGTGTCGCTCTCCCGCACGACCACCGAAACCAGACGCGCCGCTCCCGGAATCCGATCCACCAGCTTCCTCCAAAGGTGGTGGGCGAGCTCCTCGGTGGACGGCTGGGTGGCGCCTGTGCGAAAGGGCTCGATGACCTGATTGAGATCGCGCTGATCGAACGGCGCCCGGATCTGCTCCTCGAGCAGTAGGTCCAGGGCACCCAGGTCGACGAGGAACCCGGTCTCGGCCTCGACCTCGCCGCTCACCTTGACCTGGACTTCATAGTTGTGGCCGTGCGGATGCACGCCCGCCCCGAACACCTGCCGGTTGCGCTCCGCGCTCCAGTCGTCGCGGCCGTAGTGATGTCCAGCACTGAAGCGGACCGTCCGGGTCAAGATCGTGATCATCGCGCCGGCCAGGGGAGAGGTCTACACGAAGCTACCCCACCCACAGGTCCGCGGGAAACAGGAACCGCCCGCCGGCGAACCGGCGGGCGGTGGGGACCGGGACGGTCGGAAGCGCCAGAGGCGCCGATTGGGTGAGGGACCGCCCCAGGGTGGGTCTATGCCGAGATCACGGAGGGGTGATCATCGAGTAGTAGCTGGCCACGTTGAAGCCCGCCGGGTCGATCTCGTAGTACTGGGACCGAATGAAGTGGCCGGTGGTCGGGAAGTAGGGCGGCGGCTCCGAAGCCGCACAGGTGTCGTAGGAATACCGCTTCAGGTATCCCGTGCCGGTGGTAACGCCAACCGCGCCACGCGTGTTCTGGATGATGCCGCCGGTCAGGTAGATGCAGCCCCGCCCCCAGGCCGACGCCTCACAGGGCTCGGCGCTCGTGGAGCCGGTATTGTAGGACTCCACCGTGAAGTTGTTCAGCGCCAACACCACGCTGTGGATGAACTCGTCCTTGGTGTCGTCGTAGGTGAGGTAGGGATCACTCGTCGAGACGGGCCGCAGTGGCTGATTGAGCGCGTTGTCGCTGATGCGGACGTCGTCGCCGGAGAAGAGACCCGCGATGTCTTTGCAGGTCCCCAGACCGGGATCCGTGGCGTAGGTGAGATCATCCACGATGTTGATGTCGTCCGTGGCCGCGATGGTCAGGTGACCGCGAAGCACACCGCTGACGGCCACCTTCCCGTCCACGAAAACCACACCCTTGAAGTTCGGGTTGAAGGCGCGAGACAGGGGCCACAAGTAGGCGGCGTCCGCCGGCCGCGCCGCCGCTACCGCTGGAGCCACCGTACCGGGCCACGCCTGCCAGGCGCCCCCGTGGGGGACGGCGCCGATGAGCGCATTGAAGACGCCGCCGTTCAACGCCGGATCTCCACCCAGGTAGCAGCGACGTCGTGACGTCTTGAGGGAATCGCGCGCCGCGCTCGAGCCGACCGTTCCCTTGAGCCAGATCCCGGACCGGAAGGGATTGGCCATGCCGCCCGCGTGCATGCCGCAGGTCTCGCTGTCGTCCAGATCGCGATCGTTCACCCAGCCAGACGCGTAGTCCGCGTTGCCCGCCTGGTAGACCCGCATGAAGCCTTCGTTGTCGTCCGTGACATCGCCGTCGCCGTTGATGTCGATGGCCAGGAACTCGATGCGGGTGGTGGCCACGCCGCTTGCCCCGTTCGAGTTGCCGACCACGCGCGTGTTCCCGGCGATGGCCTGGTTGCGCAAGAGATTGAGGTCGGCGGTCGTGGGCATGGGAATCTCGGGCGCGTTCTCCGTATAGCCTTGATACCAGGTCCCGTACCCCGGATTCTGCACCGTCTTGGCGGTGCGCACGGTGCTGTAGAACGAGGCGCCCGTCGAGTGGATCTTGATGAAGTCGTTCGAGTGCACGGGGCCGAAGATCGCGTCACCGCCACCGAAGTAGATGTTGGACGGCTCGATGTCGGTGAAGTAGGCGAACTTGGCAAAGCTCTCCTGCGTGACCTCCGCCCTGCGGATCACTTTGCCGCCGCCGGCGTCCTCGACCATGGAGATGATCGTGCCGAACACGCCGTACTGCCCCGAGGTCACGCCGCTGGGGCCGACCCAGGTGGTGCGGGTCACTCCGGGCAATGTGCCGTGTATGGCGTCGCTCACCGGCGCAGCGCTCTCCAAAGCCGTGTACCCAGTGGTCGGGTAGTAGGACTTGTTGGCGTTGATCAGCGCACGGGCCTGCTCGAGTCCGGCGTCGGCGGCCGCTTCCAGCGTGCTGTGGCGATCGTAGTAGCGGTTGATCAGCGTATGGTTGGTGCCCACCAGCGCAGCGCCGGTGGCCAGCGCACCGACCGCCAACACGATGAACAGCGTGATCGCCATGGCGATCCCCTGCTCGTTGCTCTGGAGGCGGAAGTCCGTCTTCATGGTCATGGTCCTCGGTAAGGCCCCGTCAGTTCACCGTGACGGGTGCGGCTTCGAGCATCCCCGAGAGCTTCGGGGTGCAGTCCTGGGCGGCCACGGCGTAGATGTAGGTGTCGCCCACGGTCACGTTGGTGTCCAGGTAGCTGTAGGTGACTGCGCCGGCCGGAATGCTCACGAACGGGTCTCCCCACGGGTTCCCGGTGAGCCTCCGCCAGATGGTGTAGCGGATGACGTCCTGTTCGCCCATCGTCTCGTCGGTCGCTGGATTCCACTGCAGCAACACCGCGTCGACGCCACCCAGGGTATCCACATCGAAGGCGGCGAAGCCGGCCGTGCCCAGGATGGGGTCGTCCCCGCAGCTCTGCAGCCGCGGGTACTTGGAGTTGCGCATGTCGATCATCAAGGACAGATCGGCGGTGCGCTCCTCCGGGCCCGTGAGGCCGTTGGTGCCACGCACCTGGACGCGGACCGAACGGAAGAGATCCAGCTTGCCGGACTGGCCGGTGTCCGCCACCGACGCCTCCAACTTGGCCAGGTGCTTCAGGGGAAGCTGGGCGTTCGGAATGCTGTCGTTGAACGACGCGACGCCCACACTGTCCCGCTGGTAGAAGTACCGGAAGAACGGCTCGCTCCCCGCCTTGAGCAGGTTCCGCGAGACCAGCTCCGGTGGGTTCGAGTTGACCTTTCGGTAGAGAGCCCAGTCGTCGGAGCGCGTCGTGGCCGTGTCCTGTTCGAAGTAGAACATGATCACTTCGGCGGGGCTTGGGATCGCGCTCCCCGGAGGATCCTGGTACAGGGTGTCGCCCACCACGAACGACGTACCGGGAATCGTGACCGGCGTGCGCAAGGACGAGACCGTCCCGCTGGGGGCCCCCGGATCGTAGTAGACTGCCCCCAGGTTCCCGGAGACATTGGTCGCGTAGTCCGCCGAGAAGGCGAGGACGTTCTCGCCCGCATACAGCATCCAGGGCTGTCCGGGTGCCACGCCGGTGCCCGCCGTCTGGATATCCGTCTCCAGGCGATCGAGTGTGAAGCGCAGGTTCTGCAGCGCGGTCATGCGCTCGGCACCGCGGTAGAACGCCTTGCTCTGGGTGGCCATGAAGCCCATGGCGCCGGCCACGATGAAGGCGAAGATCGAGATCACGATCAGGATCTCGACCAGGGTCATGCCCCGCCGGTCCGTGGTCTGAAAGGTCTGATGCTGGTTCATGGGGCCCCCACGACCGACTCGCGCACGATGGTGTCTGCCAGGAGGGGCCCGAACACCGAGACGGTGACGCGCTTGTAGTCCATCTTGACCGGCCCGCCCACCGCCTGTTCGATGTGCGCGATGGCGGTGGTCCGCGTGAAGCCGGTCAGCCCCGGGAGATTGGTTTCGGACCCGACATAGATCGAGTCGAGAGCCGAGTATCTGGGATCCAGCACGATCTGTTGCAGCTTCTCCCCCGCAGCCTCGACGGCCAGAGCACGGAGCTCGGTGCTACCGGCGGTCTGGATCAGGCGTCCGGCGGAGGCAGCAATCCCCAGGATGGCCACCGTCAGGATGATCAAGGCGGTCATGAGCTCGACCAGCGTGAAGCCTTTCTGGTCCATCAGCACTTCTCCTCCCAGCTACCGGTTTTGTAGCTGAAGCAACGGATGCGTCCGGTGGCGCGCTCGATCTGGATGGCGCGCGCGTGCTCCGGGAAGGTGTTCCCGAGGGCGGCCTGCTTGGTGGTGATGTAGACCGTGCCCGCTTCGCTGGTGCTGCCGTTTCGGTAGAACCGCACCACCGGGAGGGAGCTGCCCCAGGTCTGGGTGAAGGTGACCGCCGAGGTAGCCCCGTTCAGAGTCGGCGCTCCACCCCGCCCGAACACCACACCTTGCTCGAACTCCACGACCCTCTGTTCCTCGTTGGTACCAAGCAGCTTGTCGTTGTCGGCGTCCAGATGGAGGATCAGGCGGTTCAGGGTCGTGTCGAAGACGTAGTTGACGTTGTGACCCCGCAGCAGCGCCGTCTGCTGGGCACCGTGGAGTCCGGTGCTGAGCTGGAGCGCCGCCGTATCCATCCGGTACTTGGCGAGGTCGATCCGCGGGCCGGCGATCCCGGCCACGATCCCGATCAAGGCCATGATCACGACCAGCTCCATGAGGGTGAAGCCTCGGGAGTGGCGCACAGCGTCTGGAACGGGGAGTCGCATCATATCCAGGGTGTCTTCCCGGCCGCATGAGCCGGGCAATTCGCGAAGCCTGTCCGACGTCTGCCGACGCCGGCGCCGTGGAAGGAGGCATGGACCAGGCCGCGCTCCGGGTGACGGACCCGGGACACAGCCCCCGGTGCCCCCGGCCGGACAATGTGACATAATCCAATGCAGAACAAAGAGTTAGAGACTTCGTTGCGCCGGGCCCGATGGTGTGTTCCCGGCGCGACGGCCGGCACGGCCTTGCCGGAGCAGCCGAAACTTTGTGCTGAGGGAGGGCCGGTCGGCGACGTCCGCGCCCAATCGACCGCCCTCCGGCTGGGGGCGGGTCCTTCGTTCGTGCGGCACCATCATTGCTGCCACCCCCGGGGAAAACCGGTTTTCTTCTTCAAGGGTGGACCGTCGGCCAAGGGCCCCGGTCGGTGGGAGCGTTTGTGAATCCGAGCAGTGCGGCACCGTCGACGCGGGAGATTCCAGCCAGCCTGCGCCGTGAGTTGTCCCAGCTCCTGGGGCTCAACGAGCACTTGTTGAGCGAACTGGAGCTGCTGCGCCGGGAGTTGGGCGCGCCGTTGACGGCGAATCTGCTCGATTCGATCCGGGGACAGTCCGACACTCCGGTGCCGCGCCTCTTCGAGGACGCGGCCCGGGCCATCGATCAGGCGCTCGAAGTCCTCAAGGCGTGCGATGCCGAGTTGCAGGCCCAGGTCCGCCGCCCGCTGGGGGCGGTCCACCTCGAGGGCCTCCCCGCCCTACCCCCGCGCCTGTCCCGCTTCCTGGCCGAGCGGCAGGACGTGCCAGGATTCCACTACGAGCTGCGCAGGGACCGCGTGCGCGGCTGGGTGGTGCATTGGAAGGAGTACGGGGCCGACGGCGCCCTCCGGGGAGCCGGTCAGTTCTACGAACGCCCCTACGCCTGGCTGGAGGACTGAGCAGCAGGTCGACCTCAGTCGATCGGGGAACCCGTCGGCTCGAGGGCACTCAGCGCGTCGTCGCCGTAGAACATACGGATGTACTTCCGCTGCGCAGGCGTAACCCGGCGGACAGCCCATACCAGGTGCACATAGTTGGGCTCGGCGGGTTGAGTGAGGAGCCGCATGCCCGCCTGGGTCGGAAGCCGGTCCGCTTTCCGGTTGTTACAGCTCGAGCAGGCCGTGACCACGTTCCCCCACGAGTTGTCCCCGCCCTGCGAGAGGGGAAGCACGTGGTCCCGGGTCAGGAACTGACGGCCC
Coding sequences within it:
- a CDS encoding prepilin-type N-terminal cleavage/methylation domain-containing protein, producing the protein MDQKGFTLVELMTALIILTVAILGIAASAGRLIQTAGSTELRALAVEAAGEKLQQIVLDPRYSALDSIYVGSETNLPGLTGFTRTTAIAHIEQAVGGPVKMDYKRVTVSVFGPLLADTIVRESVVGAP
- a CDS encoding prepilin-type N-terminal cleavage/methylation domain-containing protein — translated: MMRLPVPDAVRHSRGFTLMELVVIMALIGIVAGIAGPRIDLAKYRMDTAALQLSTGLHGAQQTALLRGHNVNYVFDTTLNRLILHLDADNDKLLGTNEEQRVVEFEQGVVFGRGGAPTLNGATSAVTFTQTWGSSLPVVRFYRNGSTSEAGTVYITTKQAALGNTFPEHARAIQIERATGRIRCFSYKTGSWEEKC
- a CDS encoding type II secretion system protein, with the translated sequence MNQHQTFQTTDRRGMTLVEILIVISIFAFIVAGAMGFMATQSKAFYRGAERMTALQNLRFTLDRLETDIQTAGTGVAPGQPWMLYAGENVLAFSADYATNVSGNLGAVYYDPGAPSGTVSSLRTPVTIPGTSFVVGDTLYQDPPGSAIPSPAEVIMFYFEQDTATTRSDDWALYRKVNSNPPELVSRNLLKAGSEPFFRYFYQRDSVGVASFNDSIPNAQLPLKHLAKLEASVADTGQSGKLDLFRSVRVQVRGTNGLTGPEERTADLSLMIDMRNSKYPRLQSCGDDPILGTAGFAAFDVDTLGGVDAVLLQWNPATDETMGEQDVIRYTIWRRLTGNPWGDPFVSIPAGAVTYSYLDTNVTVGDTYIYAVAAQDCTPKLSGMLEAAPVTVN